One Halobacterium wangiae genomic window, ACTACAAGAGGGTTCTGGATGAACAATAATGAATGTTCTAGGGGCCTTAGTCGCCGCGCCGGACCGGGCGGTTTAGGTGGCGCCGCGTCGCCACCCCCGTATGGTCTACGCGGACCTCCACGTCCACACCGACAACTCGGACGGCACGCTGGCGCTCGGCGAGGTTCCCGCGGCCGCCCGCAACGCCGGCGTCGAGGCGGTCGCCATAACCGACCACGACCGACTCCACCCCGACCTCGACGCACCGGTCACGGAACGGGACGGCGTCGAACTCGTCAACGGCATTGAGCTCCGCGTGGCGGCCGACGACCAGCGCCTCGACCTGCTCGGCTACGGCGTCAGGGCCACCGACGCGCTCGTCGCCGAGACCGAACGCATCCAGCGCGACCGCGTCGAGCGCGGCCGCCGCATCATCGAGAACGTCGAGGCCGAACTCGGCGTCACTCTCGACGTGGAACCCCGGGAGGGGCTCGGCCGACCCCACGTCGCCCGCAGCGTCGTCGCCCACCCCGACACCGACTACGACGAGATCGGCCCCGTCTTCGACGACCTC contains:
- a CDS encoding PHP domain-containing protein, which encodes MVYADLHVHTDNSDGTLALGEVPAAARNAGVEAVAITDHDRLHPDLDAPVTERDGVELVNGIELRVAADDQRLDLLGYGVRATDALVAETERIQRDRVERGRRIIENVEAELGVTLDVEPREGLGRPHVARSVVAHPDTDYDEIGPVFDDLIGDDGPCFVARDVPDFETGVALLSESCGLVGLAHPLRYEDPPAALARCDVLDAVELHYPYDRPVGDDPDEGGAALVRAAIDDHDLLATGGSDAHERTLGKAGLDREAYLAVRRRLP